TGGCGTCGTAGGCCATCGCCATCGACCATACCAGCAAGCCCGCGCCACAATCGGAAAGCGTGCCCGGCACATAGTTCTCGGCCTTGCCCAGGCGGCTGCTGTCGAGTGGTTCGAACAGGCCGTCCTCGCAGCCACGCAGCAACTCCGGCCCCTCCACCTGCACCACGTCCCAACTGACGCTGCCGGTATCGACCATCGCCTTGATCTTGCCCATCTCTCCGTTGTACTCGCCGGCGATTACCCGGTTACCCGATATTTTTTCGAAGGGTTTGTAGAAAGCTTCGGTCTGCACATCCTTGCTGGTGCCGCCGAAGGAGATCACGGTCAGGTCGGCGGCCATGACGCCGGATGCGATGCCCATGAGCAGCGCGCCCAGAATAGGGTTCTTCATTTCCACCTCTTGGCTTTGTTGTTGGCAGATTGTTCAAGCACGCAGGCGCCCGGCCTCTGCGGGCCGGAGCACGATGACGGAAGATCAGCTGCGGTAGTCGGCCTCGCCCTCGGCGATCAGGCGCAGCGCAGACTCCCAGGCCAGCAGATGCAGGCCGCCGGCGAGCGCTTCCTCTTCCTGCACGGCAACCCGCTCGCATACCGCTTGCGGCGGGTAGCGCAGTTGGCGACCGCCAGCCAGGGCGTGAACCTGCGCCTGGCAGGCACGCTCCAGGAAGTAGATCTGGTTGAAGGCTTCGGCGATGCAACCGCCGGCGGCCAGCAGGCCGTGGTTACGCAGGATCATTGCCATGTTCGTGCCCAGGTCGCGGACCAGGCGCGAGCGCTCGTCCGGGTCCAGGGCGATGCCTTCGTAGTCGTGGTAGCTAAGGCGGTTGTAGAACTTCAGCGCGTGCTGGCTGATCGGCAGAAGACCGTCTTCCTGGGCTGACACGGCGATGCCGGCGGCGGTATGGGTATGGATCACGCAGGCAACGTCCGGGCGTGCCGCATGTACGGCCGAGTGGATGTTGAAGCCGGCGCGGTTGACGCTGTCGGGACCGAAGCGCGGGTCGATGACATCACCCGCATGGTCGACCTTCACCAGATCGGAGGCACGCATTTCGTGGAACAGCACACCATAGCGGTTGATCAGGTAGTGGCCCGGCTCGCCCGGCACGCGGGCGGAGATGTGCGTGTCGATGTGGTCGGTCCAGCGGAAATGCGCGATAAGCCGATACAACGCGGCCAGGTCGCAACGCGCCTGCCACTCCTGAGCGGAAATACGGGAAGGATCGATGTTGTAAGCTGTGTCGCGCATGGCAGTTCCTTGTAATCAGGCTCGTGCGGCTGAACACCGCACCTGGCGACCGATACTGCGTGCGGGCCGCGTCCCGCGCCATGCACAGTGGCGATGGACTGCCTGCAATGCTGTTATGGTCGCAAGGCCAGTACAGTTCCCACTTTCCTGTTGCCGGACCTTCGGATGCTGTTGCTCGACCCCACTTCGAACATTCCCCTGGTCACCCAGATAGTCGATGGCATCGCCCATGCCATCGACGAACAGCGCCTGCGCCCCGGTGCCAAGCTGCCATCGATCCGCAAGTTCGCGCAGACCCACGGTGTCAGCCACTTCACCGCCGTCGAAGCCTACGACCGCCTGGTGGCGCGCGGTTGCCTGAACGCCGTACCCAACGCCGGGTTCTTCGTGCGCGGCCAGGTACTCGATGACAGCCTCGGCGATCAAGCGCCGCCGGAGTTCGACTTCGACGCGCACCTGCTGTTGCACAAGGTGTTCCAGCCGCTGGGCATGGAACTGCGCCCCGGCGTCGGCCTGTTGCCGGAGCACTGGCTCGATGGCGAAGGCCTGCTGCGTGGGCTGCGCAGCCTGGCGCGGGAAGAACCGAGCCAGTTTGGCAACTACGGCCACAGCAAGGGCAACCCCCGCCTGCGCGGCAAGCTCGCCGACCGCCTGGCCGATGCGGGCGTCAGCGCCAGCCCTGAACAGGTTCTGCTGACCAGCGGCGCCAGCCAGGCGCTGGATCTGGTCAGCCGCTATCTCGTCCAACGCGGCGACCCTGTGCTGGTAGACGAACCGGGCTACCACAACCTGTTCCTCAACCTGCGCCTGCAAGGCGCACAGTTGCTCGGTGTGCCGCGCAGCTCCGATGGGCTGGACCTGGATCGCCTGGAGCAACTGGCCCGCGAACATCGGCCCAAGGTTTACTTCACCCAGGCGCGGTTGCAGAGTCCAACGGGCGGCAGCCTGTCGCTGGCAGCCAGCCACCGCCTGCTGCAACTGGCTGAGAAATACGATTTCCTGATCGTCGAGAATGACATCTACGCCGACCTCGACCCCGCTGGGCAACTGCTGTTGGCCAACCTCGACCAGCTATCCCGGGTGATCTATATCGGCAGCCTGTCCAAGGTCATCGCTCCGGCGCTGCGCACCGGCTTTATCGCCGCACATCCGGAACTGATCGAGGAACTGGTGCCGCTGAAGATGGTAAGCGGCCTGACCAGCTCCGAACTGACCGAAACCCTGGCCCTGGACATCCTCCTGCAAGGACGTCACCGCAAGCATGTGCGCCAGTTGCGCGACCAGTTGAGCGAAGCCCATGACAGTGTGGCGCGACGCCTCGAGGCCGTCGGAATGGAGGTTTTCCATGAACCGCGTGCCGGCCTGTTCCTCTGGGCCCGCCACCGCGCGGTGGACGACGCCACCCTGCTCGCCAGCCGGGCCAAGGAAGCGAAGATCCTGCTGTTTCCCGGTCAGTTGTTCATGCCCGATGGACGCAGCGTCCCGTGGATGCGTTTCAACGTCGCCCACTCGCTGGATGAGCGCCTGTACGCCTTCCTTGGCCGGCAGGGTGAAACGTCGGCCTGATGCCTCGGCGGTCCGCCAGATATCGCCAGCCGCCGCCCGAGGCCGTAGACTTGCCGCCCATCAGTAACCGCCAGCCAAGAGATCACTATGGGCGCCCAGTGGAAAGCCAAACATAAAGAAGCCGCAGCCAATGCCAAGGGCCGCGTGTTCGGCAAGCTGTCGAAGGAAATCATGATCGCCGCGCGCGCTGGCGCCGACCCCGACATGAACCCGAAGCTGCGTCTGGTCGTCGAGCAGGCCAAAAAGGCCTCGATGCCTCGCGACACCCTGGAGCGCGCGATCAAGAAAGGCGCCGGCCTGCTGGACGGCGGCGCGAGCTTCGAGCGTGTCGTCTATGAAGGTTTCGCCCCGCACCGCGTGCCGGTGATCGTCGAATGCCTGACCGACAACGTGAACCGTACCGTCGCGGAGATCCGTGTGCTGTTCCGCAAGGGCCAGCTCGGCGCATCCGGCTCGGTCGCCTGGGACTTCGATTACCTGGGCATGATCGAGGCCACTCCGGCCAGTGCGGATGCCGATCCGGAGCTGGCTGCCATCGAAGCGGGCGCCCAGGACTTCGAAGCCGGCGAGGAAGATGGCGACACCCTGTTCCTCACCGACTCCACCGACCTCGACGCTGTCTGCCGCGCCCTGCCGGAGCACGGTTTCACCGTGGCCTCGGCGAAGCTGGGCTACAAGGCAAAGAACCCGGTCAGCCTGTCCGGTGCCGAGCTGGAGGAAGTCGAGGCCTTCCTCGACGCGCTGGATGGCAACGACGACGTGCAGAACCTTTACGTCGGCCTGGCGTAACGAGAAGGGATGGACTTCGTCCGTCTTTGCGAAAAAACCGCTCCAGCGAATGCCCGAAGCGCCGGGCGCCGCAGGAGCGGGCCTTGCAAGTGACCGGCGAGCGGGCGCCCCTCCAGACGATGCAGCGTAACGCGGCCAGCGCCCGGGCTCTCCCACTCGTACGCCTCAGCTTCCGCAGAGCTGCTTTGCCGGATGAGTCATGTCGATTCATGCGCGCTATGCGTTCCTGCCCATCAATACATCCTGGCTAGCCTCCGCCTTCTCCCGCAGGAAGTCCCAGGTGGTGCGCATCCGCGCGATGTCCTTCAGCTCCGTCGGCATCAACATCCAGAAAGTCCGCACGAACTCGATCTCACCCGCCAGCACCGGCTGCAGCGATGGGTCTTCGGCGGCGGCGAACGCCGGCAGGATCGCCAGCCCGGCCCCCTCCGCCACCGCGCGCTGCTGGGCCAGGATGCTGGTGCAGCGCAGCGCCATATGCAGCGGCCGGCCGATCTCGTCGAGGTATTGCAACTCCTTGCTGTACAGCAGATCGTCGACGTACCCCACCAGCGCGTGCTCGCGCAGGTCGTCGCGATTACGGATCGGCCCGCGCTCGGCCAGATATTCCTTGGCGGCGTACAGGCGCAGCACATAGTCGGTCAGCCGGGTGATGAGGTACGGGCCGCGACCCGGCCTCTCCAGGGTGATGACGATGTCCGCTTCATGACGCGACAACTGCAGCGCGCGCGGCACCGCCAGCAGGTCCAGGCCCAGGTGTGGATGACGCTGATTGAGTTCTACCAGTTGCGAGGTCAGCAAGGTCGAGCCGTAGCCCTCGGTGGCACCGATGCGCACCTTGCCCGAGAGGTTGTCCTCCGCGCCAGCCAGGCGCTTCTCGATGACCTTGCAGGCACTTTCCATCGCCTCGGCCTGGGGCAGCAGACCGTGGCCCGCCTCGGTCAGCCGGTAGCCACCCGGCTCGCGTACCAGCAACTGCGCACCGATGCTCTTTTCCAGCGCCTGCAACCGGCGGGCGACGGTGGTGTGGTCTACCCCCAGGCGCCGGGCGGCGACGGTCAGCTTGCCGGCACGGGAGAGTTCGAGAAAGAAACGCAGGTTGTCCCAGTCCATGATTGCTTCGCGTATTCCCTGGTGTGCAAATTTGCAGACCATGCTTGCACATCACCGCATTGAGTTCATCAAAAATGCACTGCTAGGATCGACCCGGACAACAAGAAAGCCACAGAGCCTGTTTACGGTCTGCGAGCCAGGGCAGAACAGGGTTGAAAGCGGCATGGGCGCAACGCTCCATCGTATTCCCGAGTCGCTTCACCCCAGTGATGCCGGTACGCAGTCGAGCGTAAGCCCGCTCTCCGACTGGGAGACCCCCGATGACCGCCACTGCCGCCCCGACCGTCAAACTGTTTCTCGATGGCAAGCCCGTCGAGTCCACCACCACCGAATGGCGCGATGTGATCAACCCCGCCACCCAGGAAGTCCTGGCCCGCGTGCCCTTCGCGACGCCCGAGGAAGTCGAGCGAGCCGTGGCCAGCGCCAAGGCTTCGTTCAAGAGCTGGAAGAAAACACCCATCGGCGCCCGCGCACGCATCTTCCTGAAGTACCAGCAACTGATTCGGGAGAACATGAAGGAACTGGCGGCCATCCTCACCGCCGAACAGGGCAAGACCCTGCCTGACGCCGAAGGCGACGTGTTCCGCGGCCTGGAAGTGGTCGAGCACGCGGCGGGCATCGGCAACCTGCAACTGGGCGAGCTGGCCAACAACGTGGCCGGCGGTGTCGATACCTTCACAATCCTGCAGCCCATCGGCGTGTGCGCCGGCATCACCCCCTTCAACTTCCCGGCGATGATCCCGCTGTGGATGTTCCCGATGGCCATCGCTACCGGCAATACCTTTGTCCTCAAGCCGTCCGAGCAGGACCCGATGGTTACCATGCGCCTGGTTGAACTGGCCCATGAGGCGGGCGTACCGCCGGGCGTGCTCAACGTGATCCACGGCGGCCCGGATGTGGTGAATGCGATCTGCGACCACCCGGATATCAAGGCGGTCTCGTTCGTCGGCTCGACCCGCGTGGGCACCCACGTCTATAACCGCGCCTCGCTGGCCGGCAAGCGCGTGCAGTGCATGATGGGCGCGAAGAACCACGCCGTGGTGCTGCCCGATGCCAACAAGGAGCAGACCCTCAACGCACTTGCCGGCGCGGCCTTCGGCGCTGCCGGACAACGCTGCATGGCGGTATCGGTGGCGGTCCTGGTGGGCGAAGCCAGCGGCTGGATTCCCGACCTCGTGGCCAAGGCGCGGACGCTCAAGGTCAGCGGCGGCACCGAAAACGGCACCGATGTCGGCCCGCTGGTTTCCTGCGCCGCCCTGGACCGCGTCAGCGGCCTGATCGAACGGGGCGTCAAGGAAGGCGCCACGCTGGAGCTGGACGGTCGCAACCCGCAAGTACCCGGCTACGACAAGGGTAACTTCGTCGGCCCGACCGTGTTCTCCGGCGTCACCCCGGACATGACCATCTACCGCGAGGAAATTTTCGGCCCGGTGCTCTGCATCGTCTCGGTAAAGACCTTCGACGAAGCCATCGAGCTGATCAACGCCAATCCCAATGGCAACGGTACGGCGCTGTTCACCCGCTCCGGCGCCGCGGCGCGGCATTTCAAGGAAGAGATCGATGTAGGCCAGGTAGGGATCAACGTGCCGATTCCGGTACCGGTGCCACTGTTCTCCTTCACTGGTTCGCGCGGCTCCAAGCTGGGCGACCTCGGCCCGTACGGCAAACAGGTGGTGCAGTTCTATACGCAGACCAAGACTGTCACCGAGCGCTGGTTCGACGAAAACGAAGTCGGCGGCGCCGTGAACACCACCATCAACCTCAAGTAAGAACTGCCCGCCCGTTCGCCCCAAGCCGCCCCGGACCCTGGCATGGATGCAGTCCGGACGCGGTGCCACGCGGGCGGGCACCCTTTCCGGCCTTCCCCGAACTCAGGCGGACAATAAGAAGAGGACAACCCCATGCGCATCGGTTTCATCGGACTCGGAAACATGGGTGGCCCAATGGCCGCCAACCTGCTCAAGGCCGGCTTCGACCTGAGCGTCTTCGACCTTTCCACCAAGGCGGTCGAGGCGGCGGCCGCCCTCGGCGCTCGCTCCGTCGGCTCTCCCGCCGAAATCGCCCGCGACGATGTCGAAGCGATCATCACCATGCTGCCGGCGGCGGCTCACGTGAAGCAGGTCTACCTCGGCGACGACGGCCTGCTGGCGAGCGTGCAACCCGGCGTGCTGCTGATCGACTCGTCCACCATCGACCCGCTGAACGCCCGAGAGGTTTCGGCGGTCGCCCACGCCAAGGGCAACCCGATGCTGGACGCGCCGGTTTCCGGCGGAACCGCCGGCGCCGCAGCCGGCACGCTGACCTTCATGGTTGGTGGCGAGCAGGCCGATTTCGACCGTGCTCGCCCGGTGCTGGCCGCGATGGGCAAGAACATCGTTCACTGTGGCGGCGCCGGCAATGGCCAAGTGGCCAAGGTGGCGAACAACCTGCTGCTGGGCATCTCGATGATCGGCGTGGCGGAGGCCATGTCGCTGGGTGTGAAGCTGGGCATGGATGCAGAAGTGCTGGCCGGCATCATCAACACGTCCAGTGGCCGCTGCTGGAGCTCGGAGGTGAACAACCCCCTCACCGGCGCCCCCGCCGCACGCGGCTACAGTGGTGGTTTCGGCACCGACCTGATGCTCAAGGACCTTGGCCTGGCCAGCGAAGCCGCGCGCCAGGTGCGCCAACCGGTACTGCTCGGTGCGCTGGCGCAGCAACTGTTCCAGACCTTCAGCAATCAGGGCAACGGACAACTGGACTTCTCGGCCATCGTGAAGCTCTACCAGCAGGACTGAACACCCACAGGGGCGGATCGCGCATCCGCCCCGCGGATCCACTGCCACCCCGTCGAACGCCCACGGCAGGGACCGTCCATCTCGGCTATCATGCGCGCTCCGCCCCACCGGAAGCCCCCGCATGATCGTTCGCCCGCAAACCCCGACACTCTGGGTCCTGCTGTTCTCGCTCAAGGGGTCGATCATCCCCGCCATCTGGCGCAAGGTGCTCTATACGGTCCTGCTCAGTTCGCTGGTGGTGGCCACCCACGGCACGCTCTACCACTACAAGGTAGTCATCACCTCCACGCCATTCACTCTCTGGGGCCTGACGCTGGCGATCTTCCTGGGCTTTCGCAACAACGTCGCCTACCAGCGTTTCTGGGAGGCGCGCACCCTGTGGGGTGAGTTGCTGATCGTCACCCGCAACCTGGCGCGACAGACACAGTCGCTACTTCCGGCGCTGGACCCGCACGCACGCCGCCAACTCTGCGATTCGCTCATTGCCTTCCCCTACGCCCTGCGCGACCAGTTGCGCGGCATGCCGCAGAGCGAGGATGTGCGCCGACTTGTCGGCGCCGACGAGGCCGCCGCCCTGGCATCCACGCCCAATCCGCCGAACGCGCTGCTGACCAGGCTCGCCCGCCGCTTCGCCGAGCGGGCGCGAGAAGCCGGCGCGAGCGACATCCTGCAGTCCAGCATCGACCAGCAGATGACCCGGCTGTCCTACGTGCTGGGCGGGTGCGAGCGTATCAAGGGCACGCCGATCCCCTACCCCTACATTCTGATGCTGCACCGCATCGTCCATGTCTACTGCTTCCTGCTGCCGTTCTGCCTGGTCGACAGCATTGGCTGGTTCACGCCGCTGGCGGTATGCGTGCTGGCCTACACCTTCTTCGGTCTGGACGCTCTGGGTGACCAGATCGCCGACCCGTTCGATACCCAGCCCAACGATTTGCCGCTGGACGCCATGAGCCGCGGCATGGAGATCACCGTACTGGAAATCCTCGGTGAATCGCCATTGCCGGAACCGCTGAAACCGGTCGATGGCCTGCTGCTCTGAACCTGCAAGGAGCCTCGATGAACCACCTCAAAGACGTACCGCTGGCCAAGGCCTACCTGCTGCTCAACCACGGGCCAAGCACCATAGTTACTTGCGAGCATGACGGCGTGGCGAACGTAATGGCCGCCGCCTGGGTCATGCCGCTGGACTTCGATCCGCCGAAGCTTCTGCTGGTGCTCGACCGCAACACCTGGTCGCGCCATCTGGTGGAAGGTTCGGGCACCTTCGTCATCCAGTTGCCATCGCGCCAGCAGGCGGA
The Pseudomonas triclosanedens DNA segment above includes these coding regions:
- a CDS encoding bestrophin family protein; this encodes MIVRPQTPTLWVLLFSLKGSIIPAIWRKVLYTVLLSSLVVATHGTLYHYKVVITSTPFTLWGLTLAIFLGFRNNVAYQRFWEARTLWGELLIVTRNLARQTQSLLPALDPHARRQLCDSLIAFPYALRDQLRGMPQSEDVRRLVGADEAAALASTPNPPNALLTRLARRFAERAREAGASDILQSSIDQQMTRLSYVLGGCERIKGTPIPYPYILMLHRIVHVYCFLLPFCLVDSIGWFTPLAVCVLAYTFFGLDALGDQIADPFDTQPNDLPLDAMSRGMEITVLEILGESPLPEPLKPVDGLLL
- the mmsB gene encoding 3-hydroxyisobutyrate dehydrogenase yields the protein MRIGFIGLGNMGGPMAANLLKAGFDLSVFDLSTKAVEAAAALGARSVGSPAEIARDDVEAIITMLPAAAHVKQVYLGDDGLLASVQPGVLLIDSSTIDPLNAREVSAVAHAKGNPMLDAPVSGGTAGAAAGTLTFMVGGEQADFDRARPVLAAMGKNIVHCGGAGNGQVAKVANNLLLGISMIGVAEAMSLGVKLGMDAEVLAGIINTSSGRCWSSEVNNPLTGAPAARGYSGGFGTDLMLKDLGLASEAARQVRQPVLLGALAQQLFQTFSNQGNGQLDFSAIVKLYQQD
- a CDS encoding CoA-acylating methylmalonate-semialdehyde dehydrogenase — encoded protein: MTATAAPTVKLFLDGKPVESTTTEWRDVINPATQEVLARVPFATPEEVERAVASAKASFKSWKKTPIGARARIFLKYQQLIRENMKELAAILTAEQGKTLPDAEGDVFRGLEVVEHAAGIGNLQLGELANNVAGGVDTFTILQPIGVCAGITPFNFPAMIPLWMFPMAIATGNTFVLKPSEQDPMVTMRLVELAHEAGVPPGVLNVIHGGPDVVNAICDHPDIKAVSFVGSTRVGTHVYNRASLAGKRVQCMMGAKNHAVVLPDANKEQTLNALAGAAFGAAGQRCMAVSVAVLVGEASGWIPDLVAKARTLKVSGGTENGTDVGPLVSCAALDRVSGLIERGVKEGATLELDGRNPQVPGYDKGNFVGPTVFSGVTPDMTIYREEIFGPVLCIVSVKTFDEAIELINANPNGNGTALFTRSGAAARHFKEEIDVGQVGINVPIPVPVPLFSFTGSRGSKLGDLGPYGKQVVQFYTQTKTVTERWFDENEVGGAVNTTINLK
- a CDS encoding aminotransferase-like domain-containing protein; translated protein: MLLLDPTSNIPLVTQIVDGIAHAIDEQRLRPGAKLPSIRKFAQTHGVSHFTAVEAYDRLVARGCLNAVPNAGFFVRGQVLDDSLGDQAPPEFDFDAHLLLHKVFQPLGMELRPGVGLLPEHWLDGEGLLRGLRSLAREEPSQFGNYGHSKGNPRLRGKLADRLADAGVSASPEQVLLTSGASQALDLVSRYLVQRGDPVLVDEPGYHNLFLNLRLQGAQLLGVPRSSDGLDLDRLEQLAREHRPKVYFTQARLQSPTGGSLSLAASHRLLQLAEKYDFLIVENDIYADLDPAGQLLLANLDQLSRVIYIGSLSKVIAPALRTGFIAAHPELIEELVPLKMVSGLTSSELTETLALDILLQGRHRKHVRQLRDQLSEAHDSVARRLEAVGMEVFHEPRAGLFLWARHRAVDDATLLASRAKEAKILLFPGQLFMPDGRSVPWMRFNVAHSLDERLYAFLGRQGETSA
- a CDS encoding class II aldolase/adducin family protein encodes the protein MRDTAYNIDPSRISAQEWQARCDLAALYRLIAHFRWTDHIDTHISARVPGEPGHYLINRYGVLFHEMRASDLVKVDHAGDVIDPRFGPDSVNRAGFNIHSAVHAARPDVACVIHTHTAAGIAVSAQEDGLLPISQHALKFYNRLSYHDYEGIALDPDERSRLVRDLGTNMAMILRNHGLLAAGGCIAEAFNQIYFLERACQAQVHALAGGRQLRYPPQAVCERVAVQEEEALAGGLHLLAWESALRLIAEGEADYRS
- a CDS encoding LysR family transcriptional regulator, with amino-acid sequence MDWDNLRFFLELSRAGKLTVAARRLGVDHTTVARRLQALEKSIGAQLLVREPGGYRLTEAGHGLLPQAEAMESACKVIEKRLAGAEDNLSGKVRIGATEGYGSTLLTSQLVELNQRHPHLGLDLLAVPRALQLSRHEADIVITLERPGRGPYLITRLTDYVLRLYAAKEYLAERGPIRNRDDLREHALVGYVDDLLYSKELQYLDEIGRPLHMALRCTSILAQQRAVAEGAGLAILPAFAAAEDPSLQPVLAGEIEFVRTFWMLMPTELKDIARMRTTWDFLREKAEASQDVLMGRNA
- a CDS encoding YebC/PmpR family DNA-binding transcriptional regulator, coding for MGAQWKAKHKEAAANAKGRVFGKLSKEIMIAARAGADPDMNPKLRLVVEQAKKASMPRDTLERAIKKGAGLLDGGASFERVVYEGFAPHRVPVIVECLTDNVNRTVAEIRVLFRKGQLGASGSVAWDFDYLGMIEATPASADADPELAAIEAGAQDFEAGEEDGDTLFLTDSTDLDAVCRALPEHGFTVASAKLGYKAKNPVSLSGAELEEVEAFLDALDGNDDVQNLYVGLA